A single window of Methylobacterium nodulans ORS 2060 DNA harbors:
- a CDS encoding Crp/Fnr family transcriptional regulator: MNMTDDHPLGLLVRKLESMGPVTGDERRAILDLPASVRVFPPRYDIFHEGDRLSQCCVVLNGWLWCHRSLSSGKRQIISLHMAGDLPDLQGLELPAIDYSLGTITESTVSFTPCERLLETAATHPRIAKALWQFLVGDAVVIREWMLSLGRRSALEHLAHLLCEICVRQHSLKMVHDCRCELPFSQQDTADILGLTNVHVNRMARILKQRGLITLDDKMLFIHNWQNLVRLCEFDASYLEPKLKFASMLRCTQENGPLHLDRQVQSC; the protein is encoded by the coding sequence ATGAACATGACAGACGACCACCCCCTCGGCTTGCTGGTGCGCAAGCTGGAGAGCATGGGGCCGGTCACAGGCGACGAGCGGCGGGCGATATTGGACCTACCGGCAAGCGTCCGGGTGTTCCCGCCGCGCTATGACATTTTCCATGAAGGTGATCGACTTTCACAGTGCTGCGTCGTGCTGAATGGCTGGTTGTGGTGCCATCGCTCGCTGAGCAGTGGAAAGCGGCAGATCATCTCCCTGCACATGGCGGGTGATCTGCCAGATTTACAGGGCCTGGAACTGCCAGCCATCGACTACAGCCTTGGCACAATAACGGAAAGCACAGTCTCCTTCACGCCTTGCGAGCGTCTTCTAGAGACTGCCGCCACTCATCCGCGGATTGCTAAGGCACTATGGCAGTTCTTAGTAGGAGATGCCGTCGTGATTCGCGAGTGGATGCTGAGTCTCGGTCGACGCTCTGCCCTTGAACACCTTGCGCATCTGCTATGCGAAATTTGTGTTCGGCAGCATTCACTTAAAATGGTACACGATTGCCGCTGTGAACTGCCATTCAGTCAGCAAGATACTGCCGATATACTTGGATTAACAAATGTGCATGTCAACAGAATGGCTCGAATTTTAAAGCAGAGAGGCCTGATAACACTTGACGACAAGATGCTGTTTATTCATAATTGGCAAAATTTAGTGCGACTCTGTGAGTTTGACGCGAGCTACCTCGAACCGAAGCTCAAATTCGCTTCAATGTTGAGGTGCACCCAAGAGAACGGGCCATTGCATCTCGATCGTCAGGTTCAGAGTTGCTGA
- a CDS encoding response regulator, translating to MPASSRSPVVLLLAADELTRRMTASCLETFGFTVITAHRASEAEKLLREQQTGRKIDVLVTDTDVRDDIDGLSLGRVARLFNPRTNVIYTARFPHAIPAAKRVDGAPCLRTPYNGHQLAAVINGLRNSSVPQLKRDAA from the coding sequence ATGCCAGCTTCGTCGCGCTCACCCGTCGTTCTCCTGCTCGCCGCTGACGAACTCACGCGGCGCATGACAGCGAGCTGCTTGGAGACCTTCGGCTTCACAGTGATCACTGCGCACCGGGCGAGCGAGGCCGAAAAGCTGCTTCGCGAGCAGCAGACGGGACGCAAGATCGATGTCCTCGTGACGGACACCGACGTCCGCGACGACATAGACGGGCTGTCGCTCGGGAGAGTGGCACGGCTCTTCAATCCGAGGACGAACGTGATCTATACGGCGCGGTTCCCGCACGCGATCCCGGCTGCAAAGCGCGTGGATGGCGCCCCGTGCCTGCGCACGCCCTATAACGGGCATCAGCTTGCTGCTGTGATCAACGGGTTACGGAACTCGTCAGTGCCCCAGTTGAAGCGTGACGCGGCCTAA
- a CDS encoding phasin family protein, translating into MAVTRQHEQSKRNEQVRKFSASAQEAIDRSADQGSDPVRLAEENLNRASDLGNQVADSAQQIMQMSVEMIARNTRAINDQVARSFGFDGEDSERLAGQSRQNTEAIARCGTVLTRAVQDAFRNSFELGQKRWQRNLEGLNKLTRAKSVQELAVLQSEVALESLQNFVQDTRAIAESSLRAIEEASKIVSSVKPLTMVR; encoded by the coding sequence ATGGCTGTCACTCGGCAGCATGAGCAGAGCAAAAGAAACGAGCAGGTTCGCAAGTTTTCTGCCTCAGCCCAAGAAGCTATCGACAGATCAGCCGATCAAGGTTCCGACCCTGTCAGGCTTGCTGAGGAAAATTTGAATAGAGCGTCCGATCTGGGCAACCAAGTGGCTGACAGTGCACAGCAGATCATGCAGATGAGCGTTGAGATGATCGCAAGAAACACTCGTGCAATCAACGATCAGGTCGCGCGATCATTTGGTTTCGACGGCGAGGACAGTGAGCGCCTGGCAGGCCAATCCCGGCAGAACACGGAAGCCATCGCCCGCTGCGGCACGGTTCTGACTCGGGCGGTGCAGGACGCCTTCCGGAACAGCTTCGAGCTGGGTCAGAAGCGGTGGCAGCGCAACCTCGAGGGCTTGAACAAGCTGACTCGGGCCAAGTCGGTGCAGGAACTCGCCGTGCTCCAGAGCGAAGTGGCCCTTGAGAGTCTACAAAACTTTGTTCAGGACACGCGTGCTATCGCGGAGTCGTCGCTGCGGGCGATCGAGGAAGCCAGCAAGATCGTCTCCAGCGTGAAGCCGCTCACAATGGTGCGTTAG
- a CDS encoding DUF6894 family protein — translation MPVFHFHLRTAEGLERDEEGIEFQDLEAAYLDMCDGLPRMVSDLVEEGHDPGRCTFEITDAFGRMLMEVPLTERCTRGRSSQQHVAEPELQVRVEHCDRPVPPLIRPDAHAFVER, via the coding sequence ATGCCAGTCTTCCACTTTCATCTCAGGACGGCAGAGGGCCTGGAGCGGGACGAGGAAGGCATCGAGTTCCAGGACCTGGAAGCGGCCTACCTGGATATGTGCGACGGCTTGCCGCGAATGGTATCTGACCTTGTTGAGGAGGGGCATGATCCTGGTCGCTGCACCTTCGAGATTACGGACGCTTTCGGCCGGATGCTGATGGAGGTGCCTCTGACCGAGAGGTGCACCCGTGGACGAAGCTCGCAGCAGCATGTGGCCGAGCCGGAACTGCAGGTGCGGGTAGAGCATTGCGATCGGCCTGTCCCGCCTCTCATTCGCCCTGACGCTCACGCCTTTGTCGAGCGGTAG